The following coding sequences lie in one Syngnathus scovelli strain Florida chromosome 1, RoL_Ssco_1.2, whole genome shotgun sequence genomic window:
- the lamp2 gene encoding lysosome-associated membrane glycoprotein 2 isoform X2, translated as MFRYAAFALFFIFGFVSHLSLGAEVKVMDKDDKLCLYANVTVNFSVLYATSDNKSEIATFDLPSEVTSNGSKCSNTTSTLKLNFGAGHSWSVNFTVNGNMYQADSITFSYNLSDSTIFSKSALNDTLSVDVRPHITDVSMNTCYSCMSEETIRSDSVNQTLWNVLIQAFISNGTQSKNLTTCSADLPTTPTASPTTVAPVTNATTSTPTPPTTPAPTLPTPTTGRFNIKPDENSTACLLANFALRIGIELGEKYQEINLDPNVTTASGSCGVNTSELVLVSNALIIVLTFTNDTKKFHLQAVNVTANLSSGVVFSEANSSLSLWEAAVGSSYMCNKEQNYTITGKLTIFTFNLQVQPFAVKKGVFSTAEECFLDSDLSFLVPIAVGVALSFLIVLVLLSYLIGRRKSRTGYQSV; from the exons ATGTTTCGATACGCCGCCTTTGCGCTTTTCTTCATATTTGGATTTG TGTCCCATCTGTCACTTGGGGCTGAGGTGAAGGTCATGGACAAGGATGACAAGTTGTGTCTTTACGCCAATGTAACGGTCAACTTCTCAGTGTTGTATGCGACGTCGGACAACAAG AGTGAGATAGCCACATTTGACCTTCCCTCCGAAGTCACGTCTAACGGAAGCAAATGCAGCAACACAACTTCAACGCTGAAGCTCAACTTCGGAGCGGGACACTCCTGGAGCGTGAACTTCACTGTCAACGGGAACATGTACCAGGCGGATTCAATCACGTTTTCTTACAATCTCAGTGACTCCACCATCTTCTCTAAGTCTGCATTGAACG ACACCCTCTCTGTGGATGTAAGGCCTCACATCACCGACGTAAGCATGAACACCTGCTACTCCTGCATGAGTGAAGAGACCATCAGGTCCGACTCAGTCAACCAGACCCTGTGGAATGTGCTCATCCAGGCGTTCATCAGCAACGGCACACAAAGCAAAAACC TGACCACCTGTTCGGCCGACCTGCCCACCACGCCCACTGCCTCTCCCACCACAGTGGCTCCAGTGACGAACGCCACCACCAGTACGCCCACTCCGCCAACAACCCCTGCCCCAACCCTCCCCACACCCACCACTGGGAGGTTCAACATCAAACCTGATGAGAACAGCACGGCGTGTCTGTTGGCAAACTTCGCCCTGCGGATTGGCATTGAGCTCGGCGAG AAGTATCAAGAGATAAACTTGGATCCCAACGTGACCACCGCGTCTGGATCGTGTGGCGTCAACACTAGTGAGCTGGTGTTGGTATCTAATGCCTTGATTATCGTGCTCACTTTCACCAAT GACACCAAAAAATTCCACCTACAGGCTGTGAATGTCACCGCAAACCTGAGTTCTG GTGTGGTTTTCTCTGAGGCAAACAGCAGCTTGAGTCTGTGGGAAGCAGCAGTGGGCAGCTCGTACATGTGCAACAAGGAGCAGAACTATACCATCACCGGCAAGCTCACCATCTTCACCTTCAACCTACAAGTGCAGCCTTTTGCTGTGAAGAAGGGCGTCTTCAGTACAG CCGAGGAGTGCTTCCTGGACTCTGATTTGAGCTTTTTGGTGCCTATCGCGGTGGGCGTGGCCCTCAGCTTCCTAATCGTCCTTGTCCTTCTCTCTTACCTGATTGGCCGGAGGAAGAGTCGTACTGGCTACCAGTCTGTGTAA
- the lamp2 gene encoding lysosome-associated membrane glycoprotein 2 isoform X1: MFRYAAFALFFIFGFVSHLSLGAEVKVMDKDDKLCLYANVTVNFSVLYATSDNKSEIATFDLPSEVTSNGSKCSNTTSTLKLNFGAGHSWSVNFTVNGNMYQADSITFSYNLSDSTIFSKSALNDTLSVDVRPHITDVSMNTCYSCMSEETIRSDSVNQTLWNVLIQAFISNGTQSKNLTTCSADLPTTPTASPTTVAPVTNATTSTPTPPTTPAPTLPTPTTGRFNIKPDENSTACLLANFALRIGIELGEKYQEINLDPNVTTASGSCGVNTSELVLVSNALIIVLTFTNDTKKFHLQAVNVTANLSSGVVFSEANSSLSLWEAAVGSSYMCNKEQNYTITGKLTIFTFNLQVQPFAVKKGVFSTAEECQTDSESFLVPIAVGVALLVLILIVLLAYFIGRKRNMSSGYESF, from the exons ATGTTTCGATACGCCGCCTTTGCGCTTTTCTTCATATTTGGATTTG TGTCCCATCTGTCACTTGGGGCTGAGGTGAAGGTCATGGACAAGGATGACAAGTTGTGTCTTTACGCCAATGTAACGGTCAACTTCTCAGTGTTGTATGCGACGTCGGACAACAAG AGTGAGATAGCCACATTTGACCTTCCCTCCGAAGTCACGTCTAACGGAAGCAAATGCAGCAACACAACTTCAACGCTGAAGCTCAACTTCGGAGCGGGACACTCCTGGAGCGTGAACTTCACTGTCAACGGGAACATGTACCAGGCGGATTCAATCACGTTTTCTTACAATCTCAGTGACTCCACCATCTTCTCTAAGTCTGCATTGAACG ACACCCTCTCTGTGGATGTAAGGCCTCACATCACCGACGTAAGCATGAACACCTGCTACTCCTGCATGAGTGAAGAGACCATCAGGTCCGACTCAGTCAACCAGACCCTGTGGAATGTGCTCATCCAGGCGTTCATCAGCAACGGCACACAAAGCAAAAACC TGACCACCTGTTCGGCCGACCTGCCCACCACGCCCACTGCCTCTCCCACCACAGTGGCTCCAGTGACGAACGCCACCACCAGTACGCCCACTCCGCCAACAACCCCTGCCCCAACCCTCCCCACACCCACCACTGGGAGGTTCAACATCAAACCTGATGAGAACAGCACGGCGTGTCTGTTGGCAAACTTCGCCCTGCGGATTGGCATTGAGCTCGGCGAG AAGTATCAAGAGATAAACTTGGATCCCAACGTGACCACCGCGTCTGGATCGTGTGGCGTCAACACTAGTGAGCTGGTGTTGGTATCTAATGCCTTGATTATCGTGCTCACTTTCACCAAT GACACCAAAAAATTCCACCTACAGGCTGTGAATGTCACCGCAAACCTGAGTTCTG GTGTGGTTTTCTCTGAGGCAAACAGCAGCTTGAGTCTGTGGGAAGCAGCAGTGGGCAGCTCGTACATGTGCAACAAGGAGCAGAACTATACCATCACCGGCAAGCTCACCATCTTCACCTTCAACCTACAAGTGCAGCCTTTTGCTGTGAAGAAGGGCGTCTTCAGTACAG CTGAGGAATGCCAGACTGACTCGGAGAGCTTCCTTGTTCCCATAGCTGTTGGTGTTGCCCTGCTTGTTCTCATTCTTATTGTTCTGCTGGCCTACTTCATCGGAAGAAAGAGAAACATGTCCAGTGGTTACGAGTCCTTCTAg
- the lamp2 gene encoding lysosome-associated membrane glycoprotein 2 isoform X3, whose product MFRYAAFALFFIFGFVSHLSLGAEVKVMDKDDKLCLYANVTVNFSVLYATSDNKSEIATFDLPSEVTSNGSKCSNTTSTLKLNFGAGHSWSVNFTVNGNMYQADSITFSYNLSDSTIFSKSALNDTLSVDVRPHITDVSMNTCYSCMSEETIRSDSVNQTLWNVLIQAFISNGTQSKNLTTCSADLPTTPTASPTTVAPVTNATTSTPTPPTTPAPTLPTPTTGRFNIKPDENSTACLLANFALRIGIELGEKYQEINLDPNVTTASGSCGVNTSELVLVSNALIIVLTFTNDTKKFHLQAVNVTANLSSGVVFSEANSSLSLWEAAVGSSYMCNKEQNYTITGKLTIFTFNLQVQPFAVKKGVFSTAHECPLDDTSILIPIIVGAALAGLILIVVIAYVIGRRKTYVGYQTL is encoded by the exons ATGTTTCGATACGCCGCCTTTGCGCTTTTCTTCATATTTGGATTTG TGTCCCATCTGTCACTTGGGGCTGAGGTGAAGGTCATGGACAAGGATGACAAGTTGTGTCTTTACGCCAATGTAACGGTCAACTTCTCAGTGTTGTATGCGACGTCGGACAACAAG AGTGAGATAGCCACATTTGACCTTCCCTCCGAAGTCACGTCTAACGGAAGCAAATGCAGCAACACAACTTCAACGCTGAAGCTCAACTTCGGAGCGGGACACTCCTGGAGCGTGAACTTCACTGTCAACGGGAACATGTACCAGGCGGATTCAATCACGTTTTCTTACAATCTCAGTGACTCCACCATCTTCTCTAAGTCTGCATTGAACG ACACCCTCTCTGTGGATGTAAGGCCTCACATCACCGACGTAAGCATGAACACCTGCTACTCCTGCATGAGTGAAGAGACCATCAGGTCCGACTCAGTCAACCAGACCCTGTGGAATGTGCTCATCCAGGCGTTCATCAGCAACGGCACACAAAGCAAAAACC TGACCACCTGTTCGGCCGACCTGCCCACCACGCCCACTGCCTCTCCCACCACAGTGGCTCCAGTGACGAACGCCACCACCAGTACGCCCACTCCGCCAACAACCCCTGCCCCAACCCTCCCCACACCCACCACTGGGAGGTTCAACATCAAACCTGATGAGAACAGCACGGCGTGTCTGTTGGCAAACTTCGCCCTGCGGATTGGCATTGAGCTCGGCGAG AAGTATCAAGAGATAAACTTGGATCCCAACGTGACCACCGCGTCTGGATCGTGTGGCGTCAACACTAGTGAGCTGGTGTTGGTATCTAATGCCTTGATTATCGTGCTCACTTTCACCAAT GACACCAAAAAATTCCACCTACAGGCTGTGAATGTCACCGCAAACCTGAGTTCTG GTGTGGTTTTCTCTGAGGCAAACAGCAGCTTGAGTCTGTGGGAAGCAGCAGTGGGCAGCTCGTACATGTGCAACAAGGAGCAGAACTATACCATCACCGGCAAGCTCACCATCTTCACCTTCAACCTACAAGTGCAGCCTTTTGCTGTGAAGAAGGGCGTCTTCAGTACAG CCCATGAGTGTCCATTGGACGACACCAGCATCTTAATCCCAATCATTGTCGGCGCTGCTCTGGCTGGCTTGATTCTCATTGTAGTGATCGCATACGTGATTGGTCGGAGAAAGACCTATGTTGGATATCAGACACTTTGA
- the klb gene encoding beta-klotho → MDSFSMLDYSPHLIIQRLLLSLWLVSTWHRATGSIGDGRQMWQMPKPVAISLEQSFLHDTFPAGFLWGSGTSAFQTEGSWDKDGKGASIWDHFTQSKTDNVASDSYAHWEDDVQALEYLGVTSYSFSLSWPRLFPDGNATGPPCQAAVEHYNRLINRLVEKRIEPIVTIHHWDLPLVLQEAFGGWKNDTLIELFGNYAAFCFRTFGDRVRYWLTMHNPYLVAVQGYGMGLHAPGETGGLAASFIVAHNLIRAHAKAWHIYDTHYRPEQKGKLSIVLGSHWVEPQKGQPAATNVDLCQQSMDAVLGWFANPILGDGDYPASLKNKHGGLLPTFTTKEKLWVNNTADFFALSFGPNNLRLGRILPHFGQVVSPDLRRILGWIKLEYGDLQVLVAEGGWFSEASVAREDTVAIYLMKRFINHVLQAGRLDGVRLLGYTAWSLVDSFEWNYNYSVRRGLFYVDFTHPNRTKTPKTSAQYYRRVIANNGFPQVEPSREVEGSFPCDFHWGIADSTLQARFYPFSPQFKDPNVYSWNWTGDGSLSAIPGVKLHTNRSQCTDYLAIRSHLYLFASTGATHYRFALNWSLILPHGDLSRVNVEALRYYRCVLTELKKLDLEALVILYYPTHKAPHLGLPGALHASGGWLNYSTVEAFQEYASLCYQELGSWVHYWITVNEPNRLTDIYSNANERHRAAHNLLLAHAKAWRLHELKYSRQQGAVVSLALHADWAEPANPFLLQSHGAAVKRFLLFELAYFLDPLLGTGDEEKQGKEDYPLEMKAYLKEKARPLSQQTSPFPTFTKTEREELKGALSFIALNHFTTRLVSPFPNNVQKNHPSNHDFLILSDPTWPSSRLGQALVPWGLRKILNWVTERYGRARPIIITASGIDDQAPVQDTMRQHYIKSYLQEALKARQLDGVNLRGFYVWKLQDDHVPQYGLFSSPHHQSKEKASVDFYRQIITRSGFPKDATLHKCRFNKVQPVCNLCMWLSKNKALTVFGCCFIITAVIFIALVFSTVITRRKYIKGRRSAVSIMSRRRRRRVQ, encoded by the exons ATGGACTCCTTCAGCATGCTGGACTATTCACCTCATCTCATAATTCAGCGCCTCTTACTGTCCTTGTGGTTGGTGAGCACTTGGCACCGAGCGACTGGCTCTATTGGCGATGGCAGACAGATGTGGCAGATGCCCAAGCCGGTCGCTATCAGTCTAGAACAATCCTTTCTTCATGATACATTCCCCGCAGGGTTCCTCTGGGGGTCTGGGACATCCGCTTTCCAGACTGAAGGCTCATGGGACAAGGATGGAAAGGGGGCATCCATCTGGGACCATTTCACCCAATCCAAGACGGACAATGTGGCCAGTGATAGCTATGCGCACTGGGAAGATGATGTGCAGGCACTTGAGTATCTGGGGGTGACATCTTACTCTTTCTCCCTCTCGTGGCCCAGACTGTTCCCTGATGGGAATGCAACAGGTCCTCCCTGTCAAGCTGCTGTGGAGCACTACAACCGTCTCATAAACAGGCTGGTGGAAAAGAGAATTGAGCCCATTGTCACCATCCATCATTGGGATCTGCCGTTGGTCCTGCAGGAGGCGTTTGGAGGATGGAAAAATGACACACTTATTGAATTGTTTGGGAACTATGCTGCCTTTTGCTTCCGGACATTTGGGGATCGTGTCAGGTACTGGCTTACGATGCATAACCCGTACTTGGTAGCTGTGCAGGGATACGGCATGGGGCTGCATGCCCCTGGGGAAACTGGAGGACTTGCTGCCTCTTTTATTGTGGCCCACAATTTGATCAGG GCACACGCCAAAGCCTGGCACATCTACGATACCCACTACCGCCCAGAGCAGAAGGGTAAACTGTCCATTGTTTTGGGCTCCCACTGGGTTGAACCTCAAAAAGGCCAACCCGCAGCCACCAATGTCGATCTTTGTCAGCAGTCAATGGATGCTGTTCTTGGTTGGTTCGCCAATCCCATTTTAGGTGATGGAGATTATCCGGCTTCTTTGAAAAACAAGCACGGGGGCCTCCTGCCCACATTTACCACCAAGGAGAAGCTGTGGGTGAACAACACAGCCGACTTTTTCGCCCTGTCCTTCGGGCCAAACAACCTCCGTCTGGGCCGCATCCTGCCCCACTTTGGCCAGGTTGTGTCACCAGATCTTAGGCGCATTCTGGGTTGGATAAAGCTGGAGTACGGGGACTTGCAAGTTCTGGTGGCTGAGGGTGGATGGTTCTCCGAAGCTAGTGTGGCAAGAGAGGACACAGTGGCCATTTACTTGATGAAGAGATTTATCAACCATGTATTACAAG CTGGCCGATTGGATGGGGTTCGGTTGCTAGGCTACACTGCGTGGTCACTGGTAGACAGCTTTGAATGGAACTACAACTACTCAGTCCGCCGGGGCCTTTTCTATGTTGACTTCACTCATCCTAATCGAACCAAGACGCCCAAAACCAGTGCGCAGTACTACAGGCGGGTTATTGCTAACAACGgattcccccaagtggaaccctCCAGAGAAGTTGAAGGCAGTTTCCCCTGTGATTTTCACTGGGGTATTGCTGACTCCACCTTGCAG GCCCGGTTTTACCCCTTCTCCCCCCAATTTAAAGATCCCAATGTGTACAGCTGGAACTGGACAGGCGATGGATCATTAAGTGCAATCCCAGGAGTAAAGCTTCATACTAATCGTTCCCAGTGTACAGACTATCTGGCCATCCGCAGTCATCTCTACCTGTTTGCATCTACTGGGGCAACACACTACCGCTTTGCTCTAAACTGGTCTCTGATTCTACCACATGGAGACCTTTCTCGTGTTAATGTGGAAGCACTAAG GTACTACCGCTGCGTCCTCACCGAGCTGAAGAAACTGGACCTAGAGGCTCTGGTTATCCTCTATTACCCAACCCACAAAGCTCCACATCTGGGCTTGCCCGGTGCCCTGCATGCCTCTGGGGGTTGGCTCAACTACAGCACAGTGGAGGCCTTTCAAGAATATGCATCACTGTGCTACCAGGAGCTGGGTTCCTGGGTCCATTACTGGATCACAGTGAATGAGCCTAACAGACTCACAGATATTTATTCCAATGCAAATGAGCGACACCGGGCTGCCCATAACCTCCTTTTGGCTCACGCGAAAGCCTGGCGGCTCCATGAGCTAAAGTACTCTCGTCAGCAGGGAGCTGTGGTGTCCCTGGCGCTTCACGCTGACTGGGCTGAGCCCGCAAACCCCTTCCTCCTACAATCACATGGAGCGGCGGTCAAGAGATTTCTTCTTTTTGAACTTGCTTACTTTCTGGACCCGTTGCTGGGGACTGGAGATGAGGAGAAGCAGGGCAAAGAGGACTACCCACTAGAAATGAAGGCTTACCTGAAGGAGAAAGCCCGGCCTCTGAGCCAACAGACATCTCCTTTTCCTACTTTTACCAAAACTGAAAGGGAAGAGCTCAAAGGTGCATTGAGTTTCATTGCGTTGAATCATTTCACCACACGCTTGGTCTCTCCTTTTccaaataatgtacagaagaaCCACCCTAGCAATCATGACTTTCTTATCCTGTCTGATCCCACCTGGCCCTCCTCCAGACTGGGCCAAGCGCTTGTCCCTTGGGGGCTGCGAAAGATCTTGAACTGGGTGACTGAGCGATACGGAAGGGCTCGGCCTATCATTATCACAGCAAGTGGGATTGATGACCAGGCTCCTGTACAGGATACCATGAGGCAGCACTATATAAAAAGTTACCTGCAGGAGGCTCTTAAAG CACGCCAGTTGGATGGAGTCAACCTGCGGGGCTTCTATGTGTGGAAACTGCAGGATGATCATGTACCTCAGTATGGTCTTTTCAGCTCACCCCACCACCAATCCAAAGAAAAGGCCTCCGTTGACTTCTACAGACAAATCATCACCCGGAGCGGGTTCCCCAAAGACGCCACGTTGCATAAGTGCCGCTTTAATAAGGTCCAGCCAGTATGTAACTTATGCATGTGGCTGTCCAAGAACAAGGCGCTGACGGTCTTTGGCTGCTGCTTCATAATCACAGCTGTCATCTTCATTGCACTGGTCTTCTCCACTGTTATCACCAGAAGAAAGTACATAAAGGGGCGGAGGAGTGCAGTGAGCATTATGAGCAGGAGAAGAAGACGAAGGGTTCAGTGA
- the LOC125988204 gene encoding ubiquitin-conjugating enzyme E2 K: MANIAVQRIKREFKEVLKSEETSKNQIKVDLVDENFTELKGEIAGPPDTPYEGGRYQLEIKIPETYPFNPPKVRFITNIWHPNISSVTGAICLDILKDQWAAAMTLRTVLLSLQALLAAAEPDDPQDAVVANQYKQNPEMFKQTARLWSHVYAGAPVSSPEYTRKIEELCAMGFERNAVIVALSSKSWDVETATELLISN; the protein is encoded by the exons ATGGCTAACATCGCAGTTCAGAGGATAAAACGGGAATTCAAGGAGGTGCTCAAAAGCGAAGAG ACCAGCAAAAACCAGATTAAGGTGGATCTGGTGGACGAGAACTTCACAGAACTTAAAGGAGAGATAGCTGGGCCACCTGACACACCGTATGAAG GGGGTAGATACCAACTAGAAATTAAAATTCCAGAGACATATCCTTTCAATCCACCCAAG GTacggtttatcacaaatatctgGCATCCCAACATCAGTTCAGTCACAGGTGCAATATGTTTGGACATTCTCAAAGACCAGTG GGCGGCGGCCATGACCCTGAGGACAGTCCTCTTGTCACTACAAGCTTTATTGGCAGCTGCAGAGCCAGACGATCCACAGGATGCAGTGGTAGCCAATCAG TACAAGCAAAACCCAGAGATGTTCAAACAGACAGCGAGGCTCTGGTCTCACGTCTACGCTGGCGCTCCTGTCTCCAGTCCGGAGTACACACGTAAAATAGAGGAACTCTGTGCCATGGGCTTTGAAAGA AATGCAGTAATAGTGGCCTTGTCGTCAAAATCTTGGGACGTGGAGACGGCGACGGAGCTACTAATCAGTAACTGA
- the LOC125987472 gene encoding neuronal acetylcholine receptor subunit alpha-9-II translates to MIQIICLAMLLPSVVHSAQGHYAQKLLNDLMENYTSSLRPVEDTDRALNVTLQITLSQIKDMDERNQVLIAYLWIRQRWHDAYLKWNKEDYDGLEIIHIPSNLVWRPDLVLYNKADDALSGPMDTNVKLRYNGEITWDAPAITKSSCVVDVSYFPFDSQECNLTFGSWTYNGNQVDIFMGMDSGDLSDFVENVEWECHGMPATKNVIMYGCCSDPYPDITYTVLLQRRSSFYIFNLLLPCFLISFLAPLGFYLPADSGEKVSLGVTVLLALTVFQLMVAESMPPSESVPLIGKYYIATMTMVTASTALTIFIMNIHFCGPEAKPVPHWAKVLIIDYMSKIFCVYEVGENCASSSSSSFSSAHSAQDDVSRQCLTSHNGANGQVGCHSSREKRLGQNNPKPQTPTPQEHPKIKTQHHITRAERSLFSTFPLGKYECSNSKISARDSKDDQKVPCCQGDKNPPCCPEDKKTPVQGPTVTFGPCVFCRHSNGTPSGDAKLVRNVEYIANCFREQRATCAKGAEWKKIAKVMDRFFMWIFFIMVFLMSILVIGKAP, encoded by the exons ATGATCCAAATAATCTGCCTGGCCATGCTTCTACCTTCGG TGGTTCATTCAGCTCAGGGTCACTATGCCCAGAAGCTACTCAATGATTTGATGGAGAACTATACTAGTTCCCTGCGGCCTGTGGAGGACACAGACCGAGCACTGAACGTCACTTTACAGATCACGCTCTCGCAGATCAAGGATATG GATGAGAGAAACCAGGTGTTGATCGCCTATCTGTGGATAAGACAGAGGTGGCACGACGCTTACCTGAAGTGGAATAAGGAAGACTACGACGGATTGGAGATCATCCACATCCCCAGCAACCTTGTGTGGAGACCTGACCTCGTCCTCTATAACAA AGCTGATGATGCTTTGTCTGGGCCCATGGACACCAATGTGAAGTTGCGCTACAATGGAGAGATCACCTGGGACGCTCCCGCCATCACCAAGAGCTCCTGCGTGGTGGACGTCTCATACTTTCCCTTCGACAGCCAGGAATGTAACCTGACCTTTGGATCCTGGACCTACAATGGAAACCAG gtggacatTTTCATGGGCATGGACAGCGGGGACCTGTCCGACTTTGTAGAAAATGTGGAGTGGGAGTGCCACGGCATGCCGGCCACAAAGAACGTCATCATGTACGGCTGCTGCTCCGACCCGTACCCGGACATCACCTACACTGTGCTGCTGCAGCGCCGCTCTTCCTTCTACATCTTCAATCTCCTCCTTCCATGCTTTCTCATCTCCTTTTTGGCTCCTCTTGGATTCTACCTGCCTGCAGACTCTGGGGAGAAGGTTTCCCTGGGGGTAACAGTGCTTCTGGCTCTCACCGTGTTTCAGCTCATGGTGGCTGAGAGTATGCCTCCTTCAGAGAGTGTGCCTCTTATAG GCAAGTACTACATTGCCACCATGACAATGGTCACAGCTTCCACAGCTCTCACCATCTTCATCATGAATATCCACTTTTGCGGTCCCGAGGCCAAACCGGTTCCACACTGGGCAAAGGTCCTCATCATTGACTACATGTCTAAGATCTTCTGTGTGTACGAGGTGGGCGAGAACTgcgcctcctcctcatcctcgtcTTTTTCATCGGCTCACTCGGCTCAGGATGATGTCAGTCGCCAGTGCCTCACATCGCATAATGGAGCAAACGGCCAAGTGGGATGTCACAGTAGTCGAGAAAAGCGACTGGGTCAAAACAACCCCAAGCCTCAGACCCCGACACCACAAGAACATCCTAAAATAAAAACTCAGCACCACATCACCAGGGCAGAGAGGAGCCTCTTTTCGACCTTTCCACTTGGGAAGTACGAATGCTCGAATAGCAAGATTTCGGCAAGGGACTCTAAAGATGATCAAAAGGTTCCATGTTGCCAGGGTGACAAAAATCCACCCTGCTGCcctgaagacaaaaaaacaccAGTTCAAGGCCCTACGGTAACATTTGGTCCCTGTGTGTTTTGTCGTCATAGCAACGGCACCCCAAGTGGGGACGCTAAGTTGGTGCGTAACGTAGAGTACATTGCAAATTGTTTCCGAGAGCAGAGGGCCACATGCGCCAAGGGAGCCGAGTGGAAGAAGATTGCTAAAGTGATGGACAGGTTCTTCATGTGGATCTTCTTCATCATGGTCTTTCTTATGAGCATCCTTGTCATTGGAAAAGCCCCGTGA